In Seriola aureovittata isolate HTS-2021-v1 ecotype China chromosome 17, ASM2101889v1, whole genome shotgun sequence, a genomic segment contains:
- the LOC130184702 gene encoding uncharacterized protein LOC130184702, whose product MILQYAWCGAVCGCSHQRAAEYKFDSSQQEQQQQRPHLWAAGADGRFEDASETTWPSSELTARPCLASAASELHFSPASPEETPRHKMLFLPAAALCCLCSALVAMAAELIQDQLSLTRRVGDTVSFSCGGTDQCDTDYVNWFQKKEKETFSRILNIDTDNCNIGARYNHPQKDDFTAVNNQNSWELEIENVKLSHSASYYCSCWKKDPHSEKYMILVHNVDSFTSADTFNSRQVFVSVSFTVGETYYHLIFGSGTKLYVTDEAVVKPVVSVYPAAPRAHPEGKSSLLCLASAMSPPLVQFSWKRQKEDGPLEELKPDDGEQLELRELGRTAAILLIHQPENSTYKYRCYVKHEGGKVEAQTQQEVPAPAAPCPPEREPADLAALQQDDFAVVPLDPLQPQCRVKLLCLLYTVLIVKSLVYCCGLSLLMILTNKGPSTNCTHAD is encoded by the exons ATGATATTACAGTACGCCTGGTGTGGAgcagtgtgtggctgcagccaccagagggcagcagaaTACAAGTTTGATTCATCACAGcaagagcaacagcagcagcggccTCATCTGTGGGCCgcaggggctgatgggaggtTTGAGGACGCATCAGAAACCACATGGCCCTCGTCTGAGCTCACAGCTCGTCCTTGTTTGGCCTCAGCTGCATCAGAGCTCCACTTCTCCCCAGCTTCACCAGAGGAAACACCACGGCACAAAATGCTtttcctcccagctgctgctctgtgctgtctgtgttcag cgctggttgccatggcagcagagCTGATTCAGGACCAGTTATCATTGACCAGGAGAGTTGGTGACACAGTCTCCTTCAGCTGTGGAGGAACTGACCAGTGTGACACTGATTATGTAAACTGGTtccagaagaaagagaaagaaacattcAGTCGGATTCTGAATATTGACACAGATAATTGCAACATAGGTGCACGTTACAATCATCCTCAGAAAGATGATTTCACAGCCGTTAATAATCAGAATAGCTGGGAGTTGGAGATAGAGAACGTTAAACTCTCTCATTCAGCCTCCTACTACTGCTCCTGTTGGAAGAAAGATCCCCACAGTGAGAAAT ATATGATCCTGGTTCATAATGTGGACTCCTTCACCTCAGCTGACACATTCAACAGCAGACAGGTTTTTGTATCAGTCTCTTTCACTGTGGGAGAAACATACTACCACCTCATCTTTGGCTCTGGAACTAAACTGTATGTAACAG ATGAGGCCGTAGTGAAGCCCGTGGTGAGCGTGTACCCAGCAGCACCCAGAGCCCACCCTGAGGGGAAGAGCTCCCTGCTGTGTCTGGCCTCAGCcatgtctcctcctctggtccAGTTCTCCtggaaaagacagaaggaggatggtcctctggaggagctgaaacctgatgatggagagcagctggagctCAGAGAGTTGGGACGCACCGCCGCCATCTTGCTGATCCATCAGCCAGAGAACAGCACATATAAATACCGCTGCTACGTCAAGCACGAGGGCGGCAAAGTGGAGGCCCAAACACAACAAG AGgttccagctccagcagccCCCTGTCCTCCAGAGAGAGAGCCAGCAGACCTGGCAGCTCTGCAGCAAGATGACT TTGCAGTGGTTCCCCTGGATCCTCTCCAGCCTCAGTGCAGGGTGaagctgctctgtctgctctacACAGTGCTGATAGTGAAGAGTCTGGTGTACTGCTGTGGACTCTCTCTGCTGATGATCCTCACAAACAAGGGACCGTCCACCAACTGCACACatgctgactga